A portion of the Enterobacter sp. SA187 genome contains these proteins:
- the prmA gene encoding 50S ribosomal protein L11 methyltransferase, giving the protein MPWIQLKLNTTGANAEALSDALLEAGAVSITFQDTHDTPVFEPLPGETRLWGDTDVIGLFDAETDMNEVVSLLALHPLLGAGFAHKIEQLEDKDWEREWMENFHPMRFGERLWICPSWRDVPDVNAVNVMLDPGLAFGTGTHPTTSLCLQWLDGLDLTGKTVIDFGCGSGILAIAALKLGAAKAIGIDIDPQAIQASRDNAERNGVADRLELYLPQDQPATMKADVVVANILAGPLRELAPLISVLPVEGGLLGLSGILASQAESVCDAYADLFSLDPVVEKEEWCRITGRKK; this is encoded by the coding sequence ATGCCGTGGATCCAACTGAAACTGAATACAACCGGGGCGAATGCCGAAGCGCTGAGCGATGCGCTGCTCGAAGCTGGCGCCGTCTCTATCACCTTCCAGGACACGCACGATACGCCGGTGTTTGAGCCGCTGCCGGGCGAAACCCGCCTGTGGGGTGACACGGACGTCATCGGCCTGTTTGATGCCGAAACGGACATGAACGAGGTGGTATCACTGCTTGCGTTGCATCCGCTGCTGGGCGCGGGTTTTGCGCACAAAATTGAACAGCTGGAAGATAAAGACTGGGAACGCGAGTGGATGGAAAACTTCCACCCGATGCGTTTCGGTGAGCGCCTGTGGATCTGCCCGAGCTGGCGCGATGTCCCGGACGTGAACGCCGTCAATGTGATGCTGGATCCGGGCCTGGCTTTTGGTACCGGCACTCACCCTACGACCTCGCTGTGTCTGCAATGGCTGGATGGCCTGGATCTGACCGGTAAAACGGTGATCGATTTTGGTTGCGGCTCCGGCATCCTCGCCATTGCGGCGCTGAAACTGGGCGCGGCGAAAGCCATTGGTATCGACATCGATCCGCAGGCCATTCAGGCCAGCCGTGATAACGCCGAACGTAATGGCGTGGCCGATCGTCTGGAGCTGTACCTGCCGCAGGACCAGCCAGCGACCATGAAAGCCGATGTGGTGGTGGCGAATATCCTCGCCGGCCCGCTGCGTGAACTGGCGCCGCTGATCAGCGTACTGCCTGTTGAAGGCGGTCTGCTGGGCCTTTCCGGTATTCTGGCCAGCCAGGCGGAAAGCGTTTGTGATGCCTATGCCGATCTGTTCTCGCTTGATCCCGTCGTGGAAAAAGAAGAGTGGTGCCGCATTACCGGTCGTAAAAAATAA
- a CDS encoding carbonic anhydrase — protein MSTGLRGVTLLALGLLSTCATANEWSYEGESAPAYWGELNPDYFMCSKGMNQSPVDITAVMKTRLMPLKPRYPQSPISLSHEGFTVMANFADGNKNSVKIDGELFLLRQLHFHAPSENTVGGKHYPLEMHLVHQNAQGETAVVAVMFTTGKPNNELQKLWYEMPREADESVALTQDVDIKKLLPARTTYYRYSGSLTTPPCTEGVRWLVMKEPLSLSEEQLKTLTRVLPHENNRPVQPGHGRVIIE, from the coding sequence ATGAGCACCGGATTACGCGGCGTGACTTTATTAGCGCTGGGTCTGCTGTCGACCTGCGCCACCGCAAACGAATGGAGTTATGAAGGAGAAAGCGCCCCGGCGTACTGGGGAGAACTGAATCCGGACTATTTTATGTGCAGCAAAGGGATGAACCAGTCGCCTGTCGATATTACAGCGGTCATGAAAACCCGTCTTATGCCGCTAAAACCACGTTATCCGCAAAGCCCGATAAGCCTCAGCCATGAAGGCTTTACGGTGATGGCCAACTTTGCCGACGGTAACAAAAACAGCGTGAAAATAGACGGCGAGCTGTTCCTGCTCCGGCAACTGCATTTCCATGCGCCGTCGGAAAATACGGTTGGTGGTAAGCATTACCCGCTGGAGATGCATCTGGTGCACCAGAACGCGCAAGGTGAGACGGCGGTCGTGGCCGTCATGTTTACCACCGGGAAGCCAAACAATGAACTCCAGAAGCTGTGGTATGAAATGCCGCGCGAGGCGGACGAGAGCGTGGCGCTTACTCAGGATGTCGACATCAAAAAACTGCTGCCTGCACGCACAACGTACTATCGCTATAGCGGATCGCTCACCACGCCGCCCTGTACGGAAGGCGTGCGCTGGCTGGTTATGAAAGAGCCGCTTTCGCTTTCAGAGGAACAACTGAAGACGCTGACCCGCGTTTTACCTCATGAAAATAATCGTCCCGTACAGCCGGGACACGGTCGGGTGATCATCGAATAA
- the dusB gene encoding tRNA dihydrouridine synthase DusB has protein sequence MRIGHHQLRNRLIAAPMAGITDRPFRTLCYEMGAGLTVSEMMSSNPQVWESDKSRLRMVHIDEPGIRTVQIAGSVPEEMAEAARINVESGAQIIDINMGCPAKKVNRKLAGSALLQHPDLVKSILTAVVAAVDVPVTLKIRTGWAPEHRNCVEIAQLAEDCGIQALTIHGRTRACLFNGDAEYSSIRAVKQKVSIPIIANGDITDPLKARAVLDYTGADALMIGRAAQGRPWIFREIQHYLDTGELLPPLPLAEVKRLLCAHIRELHDFYGQAKGYRIARKHVSWYLQEHAPDDQFRRTFNAIEDASEQLEALEAYFENFA, from the coding sequence ATGCGAATCGGACACCACCAGCTCAGAAATCGCCTGATCGCAGCGCCAATGGCTGGCATCACTGACAGGCCATTCAGGACGTTGTGCTACGAGATGGGAGCGGGACTTACCGTATCCGAGATGATGTCATCTAACCCTCAGGTCTGGGAAAGTGATAAATCACGCTTACGTATGGTGCACATTGATGAGCCGGGTATTCGTACAGTGCAGATCGCTGGTAGCGTACCTGAAGAAATGGCGGAAGCCGCACGTATCAACGTGGAAAGCGGTGCCCAGATTATTGATATTAATATGGGTTGCCCGGCTAAAAAGGTGAATCGCAAGCTGGCAGGTTCAGCCCTTTTGCAGCATCCAGATCTGGTGAAGTCTATCCTGACTGCGGTGGTAGCGGCTGTGGACGTTCCTGTTACGCTCAAGATTCGCACGGGTTGGGCGCCAGAACACCGTAACTGCGTAGAAATTGCCCAACTGGCTGAAGATTGTGGTATCCAGGCTCTGACCATTCATGGACGCACTCGCGCCTGTTTGTTCAACGGAGACGCGGAATACAGCAGTATTCGGGCAGTTAAGCAGAAAGTTTCCATTCCGATTATCGCGAATGGCGACATTACTGACCCGCTTAAAGCCAGAGCTGTGCTCGACTATACAGGGGCTGATGCTCTGATGATAGGTCGCGCGGCTCAGGGAAGACCCTGGATCTTTCGGGAAATCCAGCACTATCTGGACACTGGGGAGCTGCTTCCTCCCCTGCCTCTGGCAGAGGTGAAGCGCTTGCTTTGTGCGCATATTCGGGAACTGCACGACTTTTACGGTCAGGCAAAGGGTTATCGAATTGCGCGGAAACACGTATCCTGGTATCTCCAGGAGCACGCTCCAGATGACCAGTTTCGGCGCACATTCAACGCCATTGAAGACGCCAGCGAACAGCTGGAGGCGTTGGAGGCATACTTCGAAAATTTTGCGTAA
- the fis gene encoding DNA-binding transcriptional regulator Fis: MFEQRVNSDVLTVSTVNSQDQVTQKPLRDSVKQALKNYFAQLNGQDVSDLYELVLAEVEQPLLDMVMQYTRGNQTRAALMMGINRGTLRKKLKKYGMN, encoded by the coding sequence ATGTTCGAACAACGCGTAAATTCTGACGTACTGACCGTTTCTACCGTTAACTCTCAGGACCAGGTAACTCAAAAACCTCTGCGTGACTCGGTAAAACAGGCACTGAAGAACTATTTTGCTCAACTGAATGGTCAGGATGTGAGTGATCTGTATGAGCTGGTATTGGCTGAAGTTGAACAGCCATTGTTGGACATGGTGATGCAATACACCCGCGGTAACCAAACGCGCGCTGCTCTGATGATGGGCATCAACCGTGGCACTCTGCGTAAGAAATTGAAAAAATACGGCATGAACTGA
- a CDS encoding DUF2556 family protein, which yields MLRKYGWLIVFAVTVFLFDGLLMFWVELVTTEVDKCRNMNSVNPLKLVNCSELE from the coding sequence ATGTTGCGTAAATATGGCTGGCTGATTGTATTTGCCGTCACCGTTTTCCTGTTTGACGGGCTGTTAATGTTCTGGGTTGAGCTGGTCACCACTGAAGTGGATAAATGCCGCAACATGAACTCCGTTAATCCGTTAAAGCTGGTGAACTGTTCCGAGCTGGAGTAA
- a CDS encoding putative bifunctional diguanylate cyclase/phosphodiesterase, translating to MLVSQYDHVLVVISFVVAILAAYTALNMAGRVTSSQGKTAWVWLIGGSFSMGIGIWAMHFIGMLSMELTMHMNYAPGMTALSMLIAFSASLFALWLVSKPNLHQRRLLPGSLVMGAGISAMHYTGMAALQVSPAIVWDMRWVVLSLVIAFVASWAALWLTFRLRHEAAQVAQMRAGAAILMGLAIAGMHYTGMRAAIFPHQHPMMHDGVNGNWLAVLVSVVALSILGITLLVSMLDARLQARTSLLALSLAEANRELAQLALHDTLTRLPNRVLLEDRLDQAIRKARREGSFFALMFMDLDGFKAVNDAYGHDVGDRLLIAVTERLKHPLKGQYTLARIGGDEFVLLAEVSAPDEAASLASELVRAVDRPFTLDPYEMVVTLSVGIALFPHDGENERELMFNADAAMYHTKRMGRNGYHFFQPSMNTLAQAQLQLVNDLWQALERNELRLVYQPKFHAPTGPVVGFEALLRWQHSKRGLLTPDVFLPLAEKTGLIIPIGNWVIDEACRQLREWHLLGNTSWSMAVNLSTLQFEQPGLVEHVMDCLQRYQVAPEDLILEVTETTAMSNPEESVRILTELTHAGVKASIDDFGTGYSSLLYLKRLPACELKIDRAFVKELNGDGDDATIVSAIVALAKTLDLKIVAEGVETEAQQTFLTELGCNTLQGFLLGRPVSAQEAAQLGRTGE from the coding sequence ATGCTGGTAAGCCAATACGACCATGTCCTGGTTGTAATTTCTTTTGTCGTGGCCATTCTCGCCGCGTATACCGCACTTAATATGGCAGGACGCGTGACCAGCAGCCAGGGCAAAACCGCATGGGTGTGGCTTATCGGCGGGAGTTTCTCCATGGGGATCGGCATCTGGGCGATGCACTTCATCGGCATGCTGTCGATGGAACTCACCATGCACATGAACTACGCCCCCGGCATGACCGCCCTGTCAATGCTGATCGCCTTTAGTGCCTCCCTGTTTGCGCTGTGGCTGGTAAGCAAACCCAACCTGCATCAGCGTCGTTTACTCCCGGGTTCGCTGGTGATGGGCGCGGGCATCTCCGCCATGCACTATACCGGTATGGCGGCGTTACAGGTTTCACCGGCGATCGTCTGGGATATGCGCTGGGTTGTCCTGTCGCTGGTGATTGCGTTTGTCGCCTCCTGGGCTGCCCTGTGGCTGACTTTCCGTTTGCGCCATGAAGCGGCACAGGTTGCGCAAATGCGCGCGGGCGCTGCCATTCTGATGGGGCTGGCCATTGCCGGGATGCACTATACCGGCATGCGGGCGGCGATTTTCCCGCATCAGCACCCGATGATGCATGATGGCGTTAACGGCAACTGGCTGGCGGTTCTTGTCAGCGTTGTCGCACTTTCCATTCTGGGGATCACGCTGCTGGTCTCGATGCTGGATGCACGACTACAGGCGCGCACTTCTCTGCTTGCCTTATCGCTTGCAGAGGCCAACCGCGAGCTTGCGCAACTGGCGCTCCATGATACGTTGACCCGTTTACCTAACCGCGTATTGCTGGAAGACCGTCTGGATCAGGCGATCCGCAAGGCGAGACGTGAAGGGAGCTTTTTTGCCCTGATGTTTATGGATCTGGACGGCTTTAAAGCGGTGAACGATGCCTATGGTCACGACGTGGGGGATCGGTTGCTGATCGCCGTTACCGAACGCCTGAAGCATCCGCTTAAAGGCCAGTACACCCTGGCGCGTATTGGCGGCGATGAATTTGTATTGCTGGCTGAAGTCAGCGCGCCGGACGAAGCCGCGTCGCTTGCCAGTGAACTGGTACGGGCGGTTGATCGTCCTTTTACTCTTGATCCCTATGAAATGGTGGTCACACTCAGTGTCGGTATCGCTCTTTTTCCTCACGATGGTGAAAATGAGCGCGAGTTGATGTTCAATGCCGATGCGGCGATGTATCACACTAAACGCATGGGGCGTAACGGGTATCATTTTTTCCAGCCGTCAATGAATACGCTGGCGCAGGCGCAGTTACAACTGGTCAATGATTTGTGGCAGGCGCTGGAGCGTAACGAGCTACGTCTGGTTTATCAGCCTAAATTCCATGCCCCCACCGGACCGGTGGTCGGCTTTGAAGCGCTTCTGCGCTGGCAGCATAGTAAGCGCGGTCTGTTAACCCCTGACGTATTTCTTCCACTGGCCGAAAAGACCGGGCTGATCATTCCTATCGGCAATTGGGTGATCGATGAGGCCTGCCGGCAGCTGCGGGAATGGCATCTCTTGGGGAATACCTCATGGTCGATGGCGGTCAATTTATCCACCCTGCAATTCGAGCAACCCGGACTGGTGGAACACGTGATGGACTGCCTGCAACGCTATCAGGTGGCGCCGGAGGATCTGATCCTTGAAGTCACCGAAACCACGGCGATGAGCAATCCGGAAGAGAGCGTGCGTATTCTGACGGAGCTTACGCATGCCGGAGTCAAAGCGTCCATTGATGATTTTGGTACCGGCTACTCCAGCCTGTTGTATCTGAAACGTCTGCCCGCCTGCGAACTCAAAATTGATCGTGCTTTTGTGAAGGAGCTTAACGGTGACGGCGATGATGCGACCATCGTTTCAGCCATTGTAGCGCTGGCGAAAACGCTGGATCTGAAAATTGTCGCAGAAGGTGTGGAAACCGAGGCGCAGCAGACCTTCCTGACAGAACTGGGCTGCAACACTCTGCAGGGTTTTCTGCTCGGCAGGCCGGTTTCCGCTCAGGAAGCCGCACAGTTGGGTCGTACTGGCGAATAA
- a CDS encoding efflux RND transporter permease subunit produces the protein MSKFFIDRPIFAWVLSIILMIAGVLAIMQLPVAQYPTIAPPAIAISASYPGADAQTVQDTVTQVIEQNMNGIDNLMYMSSTSDSAGGVTITLTFKSGTEADIAQVQVQNKLQLAMPLLPQEVQQQGISVEKASSSFLMVVGFTSENKSLNQDDISDYVASNVKDAISRTNGVGDVQLFGAQYAMRIWLNVDMLNKYRMTPVDVVNQLKVQNDQIAAGQLGGTPSVPNQQLNASIIAQTRLKDPEQFGNVTLRVNADGSQVRLRDVARIELGGENYNTVTKINGQDAAAIGIKLATGANALDTASAIKNKLQELAPYFPQGMQVVYPYDTTPFVQISIHGVIKTLFEAIILVFLVMYLFLQNIRATLIPTIAVPVVLLGTFAVLSAFGYSINTLTMFGMVLAIGLLVDDAIVVVENVERVMVEDHLPPREATQKSMEQIQGALVGIAMVLSAVFIPMAFFGGSTGEIYRQFSITIVSAMALSVLVALILTPALCATLLKPVDPHAHGDKKGFFGWFNRLFERCTSHYTDSVGGIIRSTGRYLLVYFLIVVGMAVLFLRLPTSFLPDEDQGVFMTMVQLPAGATQARTQKVLDQVTDYYLNDEKANVNSVLTVNGFSFSGQGQNSGIAFISLKPWEERPGKENAVEGIVARATKAFSRIQDGQVFPFNLPPIVELGTATGFDFELIDQANLGHDALTKARNQLMEMVQQHPDKLVRVRPNGLEDTPQFKLEVDIEKAQALGIDLSDVNQTISIALGGSYVNDFIDHGRVKKVYVQADAKFRMLPGDINNLYVRSSNGEMTPFSSFTTSSWVYGSPRLERFNGLPSMEILGEAAPGKSSGDAMLLMEQMASRLPAGIGYDWTGMSYQERLSGNQAPALYAISLIVVFLCLAALYESWSIPFSVMLVVPLGVIGALLAAMMRGMNNDVYFQVGLLTTIGLSAKNAILIVEFAKDLMDKEGKGVIEATLDAVRMRLRPILMTSLAFILGVMPLVISSGAGSGAQNAVGTGVLGGMLTATLLAIFFVPVFFVVVRQFFTKKAR, from the coding sequence ATGTCGAAGTTTTTTATTGATCGTCCGATTTTTGCCTGGGTGCTGTCGATCATACTGATGATTGCGGGTGTACTGGCAATCATGCAATTACCTGTGGCGCAGTATCCAACCATTGCACCGCCTGCGATCGCAATCAGCGCCTCCTACCCGGGGGCCGATGCGCAAACGGTGCAGGATACCGTCACACAGGTTATTGAACAGAACATGAATGGCATCGATAACCTGATGTACATGTCCTCAACCAGCGATTCCGCAGGTGGCGTAACCATCACCCTGACCTTTAAATCAGGGACTGAAGCGGATATTGCTCAGGTTCAGGTGCAGAACAAGCTACAACTGGCGATGCCACTTTTGCCGCAGGAAGTGCAGCAGCAGGGGATCAGCGTTGAGAAAGCCAGTAGCAGTTTCCTGATGGTGGTGGGCTTTACCTCTGAAAACAAAAGCCTGAACCAGGACGATATTTCTGACTATGTCGCCTCTAACGTTAAAGATGCCATTAGCCGTACCAATGGCGTTGGCGACGTACAGCTTTTCGGTGCGCAGTATGCGATGCGTATCTGGCTGAATGTCGACATGCTCAATAAATATCGTATGACGCCGGTGGATGTTGTTAACCAGCTCAAAGTGCAAAACGATCAGATTGCCGCCGGGCAGTTGGGTGGAACGCCTTCTGTTCCTAATCAACAGCTCAACGCCTCCATCATTGCGCAAACGCGCCTGAAAGATCCGGAGCAATTTGGTAACGTGACGCTGCGCGTCAATGCGGACGGTTCGCAGGTTCGCCTGAGAGATGTGGCCCGCATTGAACTGGGCGGGGAAAACTATAACACCGTTACGAAAATCAACGGTCAGGATGCGGCGGCGATAGGTATTAAACTGGCGACAGGGGCAAACGCCCTTGATACCGCAAGCGCTATCAAGAACAAATTACAGGAGCTTGCTCCTTATTTTCCGCAGGGTATGCAGGTTGTTTATCCGTATGACACTACGCCCTTCGTGCAGATTTCCATTCACGGAGTGATCAAAACCCTGTTCGAAGCCATCATCCTGGTTTTCCTGGTGATGTACCTGTTCCTGCAAAATATCCGCGCCACGCTGATCCCGACCATCGCCGTGCCGGTTGTGTTGCTGGGCACCTTTGCCGTCCTCTCTGCTTTTGGCTATTCGATTAACACGCTCACCATGTTCGGGATGGTGCTGGCGATCGGCCTGCTGGTCGACGATGCCATTGTCGTCGTGGAGAACGTTGAGCGTGTGATGGTAGAAGATCACCTGCCGCCGAGAGAAGCCACCCAGAAATCAATGGAACAGATCCAGGGCGCGCTGGTGGGCATCGCCATGGTGCTGTCGGCGGTTTTCATTCCAATGGCATTTTTTGGCGGTTCAACGGGTGAAATTTATCGTCAGTTCTCGATCACTATCGTGTCAGCAATGGCCCTGTCGGTACTGGTTGCGCTGATTCTCACGCCGGCGTTATGCGCCACGCTGCTTAAGCCCGTCGATCCCCATGCCCATGGTGATAAAAAAGGCTTTTTCGGCTGGTTCAACCGTTTGTTTGAACGTTGCACCAGCCATTACACCGACAGCGTTGGCGGCATTATCAGAAGTACCGGGCGTTACCTGCTGGTGTATTTCCTGATTGTGGTGGGCATGGCGGTGCTGTTTTTACGCTTACCGACGTCCTTTCTGCCGGACGAAGATCAGGGCGTCTTTATGACCATGGTGCAACTGCCAGCCGGGGCAACCCAGGCACGTACGCAGAAGGTGCTCGATCAGGTGACCGATTACTACCTGAACGATGAAAAAGCGAACGTGAATTCGGTGCTGACGGTGAACGGTTTTAGTTTCAGCGGTCAGGGGCAGAACTCGGGAATTGCCTTTATCAGTCTTAAACCATGGGAAGAGCGTCCAGGTAAAGAAAACGCCGTAGAGGGCATTGTGGCACGCGCCACTAAAGCCTTCAGCCGTATTCAGGATGGCCAGGTGTTTCCCTTTAACCTGCCGCCGATTGTTGAACTTGGCACGGCGACAGGGTTTGACTTCGAGCTTATCGATCAGGCCAACCTTGGGCATGATGCGCTGACAAAAGCACGTAACCAGCTGATGGAAATGGTACAGCAGCATCCTGATAAACTGGTGCGCGTACGACCTAACGGACTTGAAGATACCCCGCAGTTCAAACTTGAAGTGGACATTGAAAAAGCCCAGGCCTTAGGTATCGATCTTTCTGATGTTAATCAGACGATCTCAATTGCGTTGGGGGGATCCTACGTTAATGACTTCATCGATCATGGACGCGTGAAAAAAGTCTACGTTCAGGCCGATGCGAAATTCCGTATGCTGCCGGGGGATATTAATAATCTCTACGTGCGCAGCAGCAACGGAGAAATGACGCCCTTCTCCTCATTTACCACCTCAAGTTGGGTTTACGGCTCGCCGCGGCTCGAACGCTTTAACGGTCTGCCATCTATGGAGATCCTGGGCGAGGCCGCCCCCGGCAAGAGTTCAGGTGACGCCATGCTGTTGATGGAACAAATGGCCTCCCGGCTGCCCGCCGGGATAGGTTACGACTGGACGGGTATGTCATATCAGGAACGTTTGTCCGGCAACCAGGCGCCCGCGTTATACGCTATTTCGCTGATCGTTGTCTTCCTGTGCCTGGCGGCACTCTATGAGAGCTGGTCAATCCCGTTTTCCGTCATGCTGGTGGTGCCGCTTGGCGTGATTGGCGCCTTGCTGGCGGCGATGATGCGCGGCATGAATAACGATGTCTATTTCCAGGTCGGCCTGTTAACCACTATTGGCCTGTCGGCGAAAAACGCCATTCTGATCGTGGAGTTTGCCAAAGATCTGATGGATAAAGAAGGCAAGGGCGTGATTGAAGCGACGCTGGACGCGGTGCGTATGCGTCTTCGTCCGATCCTGATGACCTCGCTGGCATTCATTCTGGGCGTCATGCCGCTGGTGATCAGCTCCGGCGCAGGCAGCGGTGCGCAAAACGCCGTGGGTACCGGGGTGCTGGGGGGGATGCTGACCGCCACGCTGCTGGCGATCTTCTTTGTGCCGGTATTCTTTGTGGTCGTACGGCAGTTTTTCACGAAAAAAGCCAGATAA